From Vidua macroura isolate BioBank_ID:100142 chromosome 8, ASM2450914v1, whole genome shotgun sequence, one genomic window encodes:
- the KCNIP2 gene encoding Kv channel-interacting protein 2 isoform X4, whose product MSHCQQRCKRQLGRVIRFFYQFVTGTLSQDSVEDEFELSTVCHRPEGLEQLQEQTKFTRKELQVLYRGFKNECPSGIVNEENFKQIYSQFFPQGDSSTYATFLFNAFDTDHDGSVSFEDFVSGLSTILRGTIDDRLNWAFNLYDLNKDGCITKEEMLDIMKSIYDMMGKYTYPAMREEAPREHVENFFQKMDRNKDGVVTIEEFLESCQKDENIMRSMQLFDSVI is encoded by the exons atGAGCCACTGCCAGCAGCGCTGCAAGAGGCAGCTGGGCCGGGTGATCCGCTTCTTCTACCAGTTTGTCACCGGGACTCTCTCCCAAG ACAGTGTTGAGGATGAGTTTGAGCTCTCCACCGTCTGCCACCGCCccgaggggctggagcagctgcaggagcagaccAAGTTCACCCGCAAAGAGCTGCAAGTCCTGTACCGAGGCTTCAAGAAT GAGTGCCCAAGCGGCATTGTCAACGAAGAAAACTTCAAGCAGATCTATTCACAGTTCTTCCCTCAAGGAG ACTCCAGCACCTACGCCACCTTCCTCTTCAACGCCTTCGACACTGACCATGATGGCTCCGTCAGCTTTGAG GACTTTGTGTCTGGGCTGTCCACCATCCTGCGGGGCACCATTGATGATCGCCTGAACTGGGCCTTCAACCTCTATGACCTGAACAAAGATGGCTGCATCACCAAAGAG GAAATGCTGGACATCATGAAGTCCATCTATGACATGATGGGCAAATACACCTACCCAGCCATGCGGGAGGAAGCACCCCGGGAGCATGTGGAGAACTTCTTCCAG AAAATGGACCGGAATAAGGATGGCGTGGTGACAATCGAGGAGTTCCTGGAGTCCTGCCAGAAG GATGAGAACATCATGCGATCCATGCAGCTCTTCGACAGCGTGATTTAG
- the KCNIP2 gene encoding Kv channel-interacting protein 2 isoform X2, which translates to MRSKGRKESLSDSRDLDGSYDQLTGNPPVQTKKALKQRFLKLLPCCRPKSIPSLSESNVEDEFELSTVCHRPEGLEQLQEQTKFTRKELQVLYRGFKNECPSGIVNEENFKQIYSQFFPQGDSSTYATFLFNAFDTDHDGSVSFEDFVSGLSTILRGTIDDRLNWAFNLYDLNKDGCITKEEMLDIMKSIYDMMGKYTYPAMREEAPREHVENFFQKMDRNKDGVVTIEEFLESCQKDENIMRSMQLFDSVI; encoded by the exons gCAACCCGCCAGTCCAAACTAAAAAAGCGCTGAAGCAGCGATTCCTCAaactgctgccctgctgccgGCCCAAATCCATCCCCTCGCTCAGTGAAAGCAA TGTTGAGGATGAGTTTGAGCTCTCCACCGTCTGCCACCGCCccgaggggctggagcagctgcaggagcagaccAAGTTCACCCGCAAAGAGCTGCAAGTCCTGTACCGAGGCTTCAAGAAT GAGTGCCCAAGCGGCATTGTCAACGAAGAAAACTTCAAGCAGATCTATTCACAGTTCTTCCCTCAAGGAG ACTCCAGCACCTACGCCACCTTCCTCTTCAACGCCTTCGACACTGACCATGATGGCTCCGTCAGCTTTGAG GACTTTGTGTCTGGGCTGTCCACCATCCTGCGGGGCACCATTGATGATCGCCTGAACTGGGCCTTCAACCTCTATGACCTGAACAAAGATGGCTGCATCACCAAAGAG GAAATGCTGGACATCATGAAGTCCATCTATGACATGATGGGCAAATACACCTACCCAGCCATGCGGGAGGAAGCACCCCGGGAGCATGTGGAGAACTTCTTCCAG AAAATGGACCGGAATAAGGATGGCGTGGTGACAATCGAGGAGTTCCTGGAGTCCTGCCAGAAG GATGAGAACATCATGCGATCCATGCAGCTCTTCGACAGCGTGATTTAG
- the KCNIP2 gene encoding Kv channel-interacting protein 2 isoform X1 — translation MRSKGRKESLSDSRDLDGSYDQLTGNPPVQTKKALKQRFLKLLPCCRPKSIPSLSENSVEDEFELSTVCHRPEGLEQLQEQTKFTRKELQVLYRGFKNECPSGIVNEENFKQIYSQFFPQGDSSTYATFLFNAFDTDHDGSVSFEDFVSGLSTILRGTIDDRLNWAFNLYDLNKDGCITKEEMLDIMKSIYDMMGKYTYPAMREEAPREHVENFFQKMDRNKDGVVTIEEFLESCQKDENIMRSMQLFDSVI, via the exons gCAACCCGCCAGTCCAAACTAAAAAAGCGCTGAAGCAGCGATTCCTCAaactgctgccctgctgccgGCCCAAATCCATCCCCTCGCTCAGTGAAA ACAGTGTTGAGGATGAGTTTGAGCTCTCCACCGTCTGCCACCGCCccgaggggctggagcagctgcaggagcagaccAAGTTCACCCGCAAAGAGCTGCAAGTCCTGTACCGAGGCTTCAAGAAT GAGTGCCCAAGCGGCATTGTCAACGAAGAAAACTTCAAGCAGATCTATTCACAGTTCTTCCCTCAAGGAG ACTCCAGCACCTACGCCACCTTCCTCTTCAACGCCTTCGACACTGACCATGATGGCTCCGTCAGCTTTGAG GACTTTGTGTCTGGGCTGTCCACCATCCTGCGGGGCACCATTGATGATCGCCTGAACTGGGCCTTCAACCTCTATGACCTGAACAAAGATGGCTGCATCACCAAAGAG GAAATGCTGGACATCATGAAGTCCATCTATGACATGATGGGCAAATACACCTACCCAGCCATGCGGGAGGAAGCACCCCGGGAGCATGTGGAGAACTTCTTCCAG AAAATGGACCGGAATAAGGATGGCGTGGTGACAATCGAGGAGTTCCTGGAGTCCTGCCAGAAG GATGAGAACATCATGCGATCCATGCAGCTCTTCGACAGCGTGATTTAG